The following coding sequences lie in one Bacillota bacterium genomic window:
- a CDS encoding sugar ABC transporter permease: MRAATLKARLRTTLVAYAFLAPALVLLAIYTFWPMLFGTYLAFAKYNVIKPPEWVGLDNFRRLAAQAHFWTGLLNSLRYVMVVPVIQITAIAVAVLVNRRLPAIGLFRTAYYIPVVTSFAVVGIMWGWMYNQYGPVNYVLQLLGILDRPISFLNRPSIALYAVMFVTLWKGFGYYMVLYLAGLQSIDPSFEEAAVIDGASRWHVFWKVTLPLLRPVILLCSLLSTISAIKVFEEIFVMTGGGPAGSTYTALYYIYSKAFQDFQYGQAAAASLVVAAVSLIFSIINFKYVRGGQI; this comes from the coding sequence ATGAGAGCCGCCACGCTCAAAGCCAGGCTTCGCACGACCCTGGTTGCCTACGCGTTCCTCGCACCGGCCCTGGTGCTGCTCGCCATCTACACCTTCTGGCCGATGCTGTTCGGAACTTACCTTGCGTTTGCAAAGTACAACGTGATCAAGCCCCCGGAGTGGGTCGGCCTGGACAACTTCCGCCGCCTGGCCGCACAGGCCCACTTCTGGACGGGGCTGCTCAACTCGCTTCGCTACGTCATGGTGGTGCCCGTCATCCAGATCACGGCCATCGCCGTGGCGGTGCTCGTAAACCGCCGGTTACCGGCCATCGGGCTGTTCCGGACGGCCTACTACATCCCCGTCGTGACGAGCTTCGCCGTCGTCGGGATCATGTGGGGATGGATGTACAACCAGTACGGGCCGGTCAACTACGTGCTGCAGCTGTTGGGCATCCTCGACCGGCCCATCAGCTTCTTGAACCGGCCGTCCATCGCGCTGTACGCGGTGATGTTCGTGACGCTGTGGAAGGGTTTTGGCTACTACATGGTACTCTATCTTGCGGGGCTGCAGTCCATCGACCCCTCCTTTGAAGAAGCGGCGGTCATCGACGGGGCGAGCCGCTGGCACGTCTTCTGGAAGGTCACGCTACCGCTGCTGCGGCCGGTCATCCTGCTGTGCAGCCTCCTTTCCACCATCAGCGCCATCAAGGTGTTCGAGGAGATCTTCGTGATGACGGGCGGCGGACCGGCCGGGTCGACGTACACTGCGCTGTATTACATCTACTCCAAGGCGTTCCAGGACTTCCAGTACGGGCAGGCCGCGGCGGCGAGCCTTGTGGTGGCGGCGGTCAGCCTCATCTTCAGCATCATCAACTTCAAGTACGTGCGAGGGGGGCAGATCTGA